The following DNA comes from Papaver somniferum cultivar HN1 chromosome 4, ASM357369v1, whole genome shotgun sequence.
ttgtgtttgtgggcggtagaaacaaagaaacaaagaggaggtagaaaagaaaagaagaagacggagaagattagggtaaagggaaagtgaacacgtgggctatacgtggtggttagagattggccgggctttaatgccacacgtgctagatacgtgtgttaatggaagtccaacactatacgtacgcctgcaAACCAACCGTTGATTATATGTACGCCTGAGAGAAgaggaggcgttgattatacgtacgccccacgtcaggcgttgattatacgttcgcctcaaacaggcgttgattatacttacgcctcaaaacaggcgttgattatacgttcgcctgatacaggcgttgattatacgtacgcctgatacaggcgttgattatacgtccgccccacgtcaggcgttgattatacgtacgcctgatacaggcgttgattatacgtccgccccacgtcaggcgttgattatacgtacgcctgatacaggcgttgattatacgtccgccccacgtcaggcgttgattatacaaacgcttcattcaggcgttgattatacgttcgccacaccaggcgtagattatacaaacgccccttctccgagcgtgaaatatatgtacgccccacaacaaGCGTATTTTTTATCAACGCCCCACAAGCAGCGTTAATTATATCTCCGCCCGGCCCAAACGAagattataccaacgctccacatgcaagcgtggattatacatccgcccgactaaatatactccactgccttaacgtgacactacagactaaactcaaatttgatcgtttgttttggtctttgatctttggttttgatcgtaccactgtggatgctcttggGGAGTACTTTGCTCAAACAGACTGCCTACGCAAAACTAGAAAAGGAAAGCATGTGAGAGTAGTAGTAGAAGCGATTTAGGGAACCAGTGAACCACATCCGTAAATTCATCTCCTTTTTCCTTGGGCATGCGCTGAGTGCTGTTTGGGCCCATTAGTTACTGTAATAACTTAGGCAGGGTGGATTTACTCTGACTGCTggttatatatatacatacaccacagacatcaaaacctaggaaaaaagagatttttagaagaagaagcagcagctaTGTCAATTTTTCCGGAAGACATTCAAATATTTATCTTTCTCAAGTTACCACTGAATTCCATCGCAATATGCAGGTGCGTATGCAAGCTTTGGCATGATATACTTTCAACATCCAAATTTACAAAAGATCACCTTGATCGTACTATCCGAGGTCATCACTCTAGCCTCGTGTTTAAAGGCATTGATTCAAGTTTTTACTCCATAGATTATGCTTCATTATCAAAATGACGCTATAATGCTGTTCAGCTGGatcatccatctccatatgaGGCAGGTATTCAATTTGGAAGCATTGAATTTGATATCTTGGGTTCTTGTGATGGCTTGatttgcttaggtctttataggGCTTCACCTATTGACCTTAAGGAGATCAATAACATTTGTGTCTGGAACCCTATAACTAGAGAATATAAGAACATTCAAATACGGCCACCATATTTTTACCACTCCATATTAAACGTAACTACCTATGGATTTGGCTATGATAGCAGCGTGGATGATTACAAGTTTGTAAGAATTGTCTACCCTGAAAATTGTAATCATTCTCAACTAGAGGTCTATACATTAGGATCGGGTTTATGGAAAGCTATTGAAGAAATTCCTTATACGTTCCGTGAGACAACAGATCGTCCTGGTTTGCTTTtgaatggagctcttcattggttatGCACCGCTAAAAACACCTTCTTCTCATCTGAAGTTATTTTTAGTTTTGACATTAGCAATGCGAGACTCATTGATGTGCCTATTCCTGAAGAAACTATGGAGCAGGAAAAACATGTGGGAGTATTAACAGACAACCTTTGTTTAATGAGCAGCGCCAGAAGTCGCATTGATGTGTGGGTTATGATGGATTATGGAGTTGATGATTCGTGGGCTAAGCTATTTAACTTTAAATCTTATAATTTAGAGTTGACTCCGCTATGGATTCGAAATAGTGAAATTCTTTTGGCAATTAAGAACGAATTTGTTTCATACGATCCGAAAGATGACAAACTTCAATGTGCGTATGTTTTTGCCCCCGCGAAGAATTATTTAGAACTGAAGAAATCAGACAACGCGGGTTATTGTTATTATCTGAAGAGCTTAGTTTCCCTCAAGTCGGGGACTTGTGTGGAGAAGAGGATAGTCGAGCGAGACCGGAAGAAGCGTAAGCTAGCATGATCAAGGTAAAAGATTATCATATATATAGGCTTATGCCTACAACTATTTAACTTAATTTTAAGAGATTAGTAGAATGATTAGAAGAAAAGCACGCGTTCCTGGTTTAATTCGTAGTCGACTCGACGGAACTACTATTataatgttattttttctgattttctCACTCCGTTGGATCTAGTTCCAACCCATTTTTTCTTccagtaattttttttcttcttcagtatTATGCATCCAATTCTCGTGAAATTGGATTTGTTCAATGCACCTCAGCCGGCAGACCCTTTTGAGATGATTACAGTACTCTGTACCACTGTAACTGCAAAATATTTACCGTACACGTGGCATGATCTCAGAGCCGGAGATGCTTTAGAAGAACTGGAATATCTATCACGTATTTTCATAGACCACAAGACAGATTTGAATGAACGACTAGAACACTTCCATGAGTTTGTGATGTGATGGGCCAGCTGTAAAGAGCTGATACACGCATACATGAGGACATTGAGGAGGCTATTCAGCATTAAATGTGTtcaatctaaaagaaaaaaaagcattAAATGTGTGAACACAGAAATAACAATGGTACTTCGTGCCCGCAAACAATATTCATAGTGTTGATAAAATTAATGAAGTGGTCGAAACATATATAAAACAAC
Coding sequences within:
- the LOC113272101 gene encoding F-box/kelch-repeat protein At3g06240-like, whose translation is MQLDHPSPYEAGIQFGSIEFDILGSCDGLICLGLYRASPIDLKEINNICVWNPITREYKNIQIRPPYFYHSILNVTTYGFGYDSSVDDYKFVRIVYPENCNHSQLEVYTLGSGLWKAIEEIPYTFRETTDRPGLLLNGALHWLCTAKNTFFSSEVIFSFDISNARLIDVPIPEETMEQEKHVGVLTDNLCLMSSARSRIDVWVMMDYGVDDSWAKLFNFKSYNLELTPLWIRNSEILLAIKNEFVSYDPKDDKLQCAYVFAPAKNYLELKKSDNAGYCYYLKSLVSLKSGTCVEKRIVERDRKKRKLA